A single Rubrivivax gelatinosus IL144 DNA region contains:
- the rseP gene encoding RIP metalloprotease RseP: MIVTALAFVATLGVLIVVHEYGHYRVAVACGVKVQRFSIGFGRVLFSRVRGADRTEFVVCALPLGGYVKMLDEREEPVAAHERHRAFNRQSLPRRAAIVSAGPLANLVLAVLLYAAAHWIGIEEPKAVLGTPPAGSAVEAAGLRAGDWVRAVSRDGLAWDEVDSMTDLRWQVTQAAMQGRSIDLEVSQRDGHGVRTLHLDLSRYSTRDVDSGLVGQLGFGAPFSEARIGEVRAGSPGAAAGLRAGDRVLLVDGQPVADATALVRRVRAAVEDGKGVGMRWRVERGGRELDLDIVPRVVQVDGQAIGRIDTVVGSMPETIVVRRGFLDGLQQGASRTWEVSSLTLRMIGNMLIGEASLKNLSGPLTIADYAGQSVQRGPAVYLGFLALVSVSLGVLNLLPLPMLDGGHLMYYIFEAVTGRPVSDLWLARLQRGGIAVLLMMMSLALFNDVARLLGLH; this comes from the coding sequence GTGATCGTCACCGCGCTGGCCTTCGTGGCGACGCTCGGCGTGCTGATCGTCGTGCACGAGTACGGGCACTACCGCGTCGCGGTGGCCTGCGGCGTCAAGGTGCAGCGTTTCTCGATCGGCTTCGGCCGCGTGCTGTTCAGCCGCGTGCGCGGTGCCGACCGCACCGAGTTCGTCGTCTGCGCGCTGCCGCTGGGCGGCTACGTGAAGATGCTCGACGAGCGCGAGGAGCCGGTGGCCGCCCACGAACGCCATCGCGCCTTCAACCGCCAGTCGCTGCCGCGCCGCGCGGCCATCGTCTCGGCCGGGCCGCTGGCCAACCTCGTGCTGGCGGTGCTGTTGTACGCCGCGGCGCACTGGATCGGCATCGAGGAGCCCAAGGCCGTGCTCGGCACGCCGCCGGCCGGCAGCGCCGTCGAAGCCGCCGGCCTGCGTGCCGGCGACTGGGTTCGAGCCGTGTCCCGCGACGGCCTGGCCTGGGACGAGGTCGACTCGATGACCGACCTGCGCTGGCAGGTCACGCAGGCGGCGATGCAGGGCCGCTCGATCGATCTGGAGGTCAGCCAGCGCGACGGACACGGCGTGCGCACGCTGCACCTGGACCTGTCGCGTTATTCGACCCGCGACGTCGATTCCGGCCTCGTCGGCCAGCTCGGCTTCGGCGCCCCTTTCAGCGAGGCGCGCATCGGCGAGGTGCGTGCCGGCAGCCCGGGGGCGGCCGCCGGGCTGCGTGCCGGCGACCGCGTGCTGCTGGTCGACGGCCAGCCGGTGGCCGACGCGACGGCGCTGGTGCGCCGCGTGCGCGCCGCGGTCGAGGACGGCAAGGGCGTCGGGATGCGCTGGCGCGTCGAGCGCGGCGGCAGGGAACTCGACCTGGACATCGTGCCGCGCGTCGTGCAGGTCGACGGCCAGGCCATCGGCCGCATCGACACCGTCGTCGGCTCGATGCCCGAGACGATCGTCGTGCGCCGCGGCTTCCTCGACGGCCTGCAGCAGGGCGCCTCGCGCACCTGGGAGGTGTCGTCGCTGACGCTGCGCATGATCGGCAACATGCTGATCGGCGAGGCCTCGCTGAAGAACCTCAGCGGCCCGCTGACCATCGCCGACTACGCCGGCCAGTCGGTGCAGCGCGGCCCGGCGGTGTACCTCGGTTTCCTCGCGCTGGTCAGCGTCAGCCTGGGCGTGCTGAACCTGTTGCCGCTGCCGATGCTCGATGGCGGCCATCTCATGTATTACATTTTCGAGGCCGTCACCGGACGGCCAGTCTCCGATCTGTGGCTGGCGAGGCTGCAGCGCGGCGGGATCGCGGTGCTGCTGATGATGATGTCGCTCGCCCTCTTCAACGACGTGGCCCGGCTGCTGGGCCTGCACTGA
- a CDS encoding 1-deoxy-D-xylulose-5-phosphate reductoisomerase: protein MSTLQRLVILGSTGSIGTSTLDVVARHPERFEVYGLSAFQRVEELAAQCRQFRPRVAVVPTEERATALRALLGGVRTEVRVGAHALCELVSEPEVDSVMAAIVGAAGLPSCMAAARSGKRLLLANKEALVVGGALFMKAVEDGGATLLPIDSEHSAIFQCLPEDRRVWGQRIDHIVLTASGGPFRRRDPATLADVTPEQAVAHPNWVMGRKISVDSATMMNKALEVIEARWLFGLEPEQVRVVIHPQSIIHSMVVCRDNSVLAQLGTPDMRVPIAYGLAFPERIECGASRLDFLQLQALTFEEPDLRRFPGLALAWETLRGPVGATAVMNAANEEAVAAFLDRRIGFTDIHAVNAGTVERLVPALGAIGTIDDLIALDERARAAARILIGARAA from the coding sequence GTGAGCACACTCCAACGTCTGGTCATCCTCGGCTCCACCGGCTCCATCGGCACCAGCACGCTGGACGTCGTGGCCCGCCACCCCGAGCGTTTCGAGGTCTACGGCCTGAGCGCCTTCCAGCGTGTCGAGGAGCTCGCGGCCCAGTGCCGCCAGTTCCGCCCGCGTGTCGCCGTCGTGCCAACCGAAGAGCGGGCGACGGCGCTGCGCGCGCTGCTCGGCGGCGTGCGCACCGAGGTCCGCGTCGGCGCCCACGCGCTGTGCGAACTGGTCTCCGAACCCGAGGTCGACAGCGTGATGGCGGCCATCGTCGGGGCGGCCGGCCTGCCGTCGTGCATGGCGGCGGCGCGCTCCGGCAAGCGCCTGCTGCTGGCCAACAAGGAGGCGCTGGTCGTCGGCGGCGCGCTGTTCATGAAGGCCGTCGAGGACGGCGGCGCGACGCTGCTGCCGATCGACAGCGAACACTCGGCGATCTTCCAGTGCCTGCCCGAGGACCGCCGCGTCTGGGGCCAGCGCATCGACCACATCGTGCTGACCGCCAGCGGCGGCCCGTTCCGCCGCCGCGATCCGGCGACGCTCGCCGACGTCACGCCCGAGCAGGCCGTGGCCCACCCGAACTGGGTCATGGGCCGCAAGATCTCGGTCGACTCGGCGACGATGATGAACAAGGCGCTCGAGGTCATCGAGGCGCGCTGGCTGTTCGGCCTCGAGCCCGAGCAGGTGCGCGTCGTCATCCACCCGCAGAGCATCATCCACTCGATGGTCGTCTGCCGCGACAACTCGGTGCTGGCGCAGCTCGGCACGCCGGACATGCGCGTGCCGATCGCCTACGGCCTGGCCTTCCCCGAGCGCATCGAGTGCGGTGCCTCGCGCCTGGACTTCCTGCAGTTGCAGGCGCTGACCTTCGAGGAACCCGACCTGCGCCGCTTCCCCGGACTGGCGCTGGCCTGGGAGACGCTGCGCGGCCCGGTGGGCGCCACGGCGGTGATGAACGCGGCCAACGAGGAGGCCGTCGCGGCCTTCCTCGACCGCCGCATCGGCTTCACCGACATCCACGCCGTCAACGCCGGCACCGTCGAGCGCCTCGTGCCGGCGCTGGGCGCGATCGGCACGATCGACGACCTGATCGCGCTGGACGAACGGGCGCGTGCCGCCGCGCGCATCCTCATCGGAGCGCGCGCCGCGTGA
- the frr gene encoding ribosome recycling factor, with the protein MTTADIQKTAAEKMAKSVDSFKNELHKIRTGRAHPGILDQVHVEYYGSMLPISQVANVSLLDARTISVQPWEKGMGAKIEKAIRESDLGLNPSAQGDLLRVPMPALTEERRKELTKVVRHTGEEAKIHVRAVRRDANEQLKKLVKDKLVSEDDERRGQDEVQRLTDRTIAEIDKLVQAKEAEVMAV; encoded by the coding sequence ATGACCACCGCTGACATCCAAAAGACGGCCGCCGAGAAGATGGCGAAGTCCGTCGATTCGTTCAAGAACGAACTGCACAAGATCCGCACCGGCCGCGCCCACCCGGGCATCCTGGACCAGGTCCACGTCGAGTACTACGGCTCGATGCTGCCGATCAGCCAGGTCGCCAACGTCTCGCTGCTCGACGCCCGCACGATCAGCGTGCAGCCCTGGGAAAAGGGCATGGGCGCGAAGATCGAGAAGGCGATCCGCGAGTCGGATCTCGGCCTGAACCCCTCCGCCCAGGGCGACCTGCTGCGCGTGCCGATGCCCGCGCTGACCGAAGAGCGCCGCAAGGAGCTGACCAAGGTCGTGCGCCACACCGGCGAAGAAGCCAAGATCCACGTGCGCGCGGTGCGCCGCGACGCCAACGAGCAGCTGAAGAAGCTGGTCAAAGACAAACTCGTCTCCGAGGACGACGAGCGCCGCGGGCAGGACGAGGTCCAGCGCCTGACGGATCGTACGATCGCCGAGATCGACAAGCTCGTCCAAGCCAAGGAAGCGGAGGTCATGGCCGTCTGA
- the rpsB gene encoding 30S ribosomal protein S2, translating to MTVSMREMLEAGVHFGHQTRFWNPKMAPYIYGHRNKIHIINLEKTQPLFEDAMKFVRQLSARRGTILMIGTKRQAREVVAMEAQRCGMPYVDQRWLGGMLTNFKTVKGSLKKLKDMQATKEAGMEQMIKKEALLFDRELVKLEKDIGGIQDMSALPDAMFVIDVGYHKIAVAEAKKLGIPVIGVVDTNHSPVGIDYVIPGNDDSAKAVALYARAVADAVLEGKASATNEVVQAAAGADEFVEVREEA from the coding sequence ATGACTGTCTCCATGCGTGAAATGCTGGAAGCCGGCGTCCATTTCGGGCACCAAACGCGCTTCTGGAACCCCAAGATGGCCCCGTACATCTACGGCCATCGCAACAAGATCCACATCATCAACCTCGAGAAGACGCAGCCGCTCTTCGAGGACGCGATGAAGTTCGTGCGCCAGCTGAGCGCGCGCCGCGGCACGATCCTGATGATCGGCACCAAGCGCCAGGCGCGCGAAGTGGTCGCGATGGAAGCCCAGCGCTGCGGCATGCCCTACGTCGACCAACGCTGGCTCGGCGGCATGCTGACCAACTTCAAGACGGTCAAGGGCTCGCTGAAGAAGCTCAAGGACATGCAGGCGACCAAGGAAGCCGGCATGGAGCAGATGATCAAGAAGGAAGCCCTGCTGTTCGATCGCGAGCTGGTCAAGCTCGAGAAGGACATCGGCGGCATCCAGGACATGAGCGCGCTGCCTGACGCGATGTTCGTGATCGACGTCGGCTATCACAAGATCGCCGTCGCCGAAGCCAAGAAGCTCGGCATCCCGGTGATCGGCGTCGTCGACACCAACCACTCGCCGGTGGGCATCGACTACGTCATCCCCGGCAACGACGACTCGGCCAAGGCTGTCGCGCTGTACGCGCGCGCCGTCGCCGACGCGGTGCTCGAAGGCAAGGCCAGCGCGACCAACGAGGTCGTGCAAGCCGCCGCCGGCGCCGACGAGTTCGTCGAGGTCCGCGAAGAGGCCTGA
- the tsf gene encoding translation elongation factor Ts, with protein MPAITASMVAELRAKTDAPMMECKKALTEADGDIARAEEILRVKLGNKAGKAASRITAEGVVAAAVEGATGALVEINCETDFVSKNDSFLAFAKATAQLVAEKNPADVAALGALAYEQDGFGPTLEDVRKGLIGKIGENMSIRRFKRYAGGGQLASYLHGTRIGVVVEFEGDAVAAKDVAMHVAAMKPKALAASEVPADLVESERRIAAEKAAEDAAAATAAGKPVQSPEIVAKRVEGSVQKFLKEVSLLNQAFVKNDKQTVEQMLKAAGTTVKGFTLYVVGEGIEKKVDDFAAEVAAQVAAAKGQ; from the coding sequence ATGCCCGCAATCACCGCCAGCATGGTTGCCGAACTGCGCGCCAAGACCGATGCGCCGATGATGGAGTGCAAGAAGGCGCTCACCGAGGCCGACGGCGACATCGCCCGCGCCGAGGAGATCCTGCGCGTCAAGCTCGGCAACAAGGCCGGCAAGGCCGCCAGCCGCATCACCGCCGAAGGCGTGGTCGCCGCTGCCGTCGAAGGCGCCACCGGCGCGCTCGTCGAAATCAACTGCGAGACCGACTTCGTCTCGAAGAACGACTCGTTCCTGGCTTTCGCCAAGGCCACGGCTCAGCTCGTCGCCGAGAAGAACCCGGCCGACGTCGCCGCGCTCGGCGCGCTGGCCTACGAGCAGGACGGCTTCGGCCCGACGCTCGAGGACGTGCGCAAGGGCCTGATCGGCAAGATCGGCGAGAACATGTCGATCCGCCGCTTCAAGCGCTACGCCGGCGGCGGCCAGCTCGCCAGCTACCTGCACGGCACGCGCATCGGCGTCGTCGTCGAGTTCGAAGGTGACGCCGTCGCCGCCAAGGACGTCGCGATGCACGTCGCCGCGATGAAGCCCAAGGCGCTGGCCGCCAGCGAAGTCCCGGCCGACCTGGTCGAGTCCGAGCGCCGCATCGCCGCCGAGAAGGCCGCCGAAGACGCCGCCGCCGCGACCGCCGCCGGCAAGCCGGTGCAGTCGCCGGAGATCGTCGCCAAGCGCGTCGAGGGTTCGGTGCAGAAGTTCCTGAAGGAGGTCTCGCTGCTGAACCAGGCCTTCGTCAAGAACGACAAGCAGACCGTCGAGCAGATGCTCAAGGCCGCCGGCACCACGGTGAAGGGCTTCACCCTGTACGTGGTCGGCGAAGGCATCGAAAAGAAGGTCGACGACTTCGCCGCCGAGGTCGCGGCCCAGGTCGCCGCCGCCAAGGGCCAATAA
- a CDS encoding phosphatidate cytidylyltransferase, whose amino-acid sequence MLRQRVITAVVLLLVLIASLAAPGPGWFALLTLVLLAAAGWEWARLNQAGQGVAIAMAAVLAAACGASLAAGWVERAPSFVWWLAVALWVPGSVVALRGGPAAWPRLPQAARWILGLVMLWAAWLAIAHARVVGLNFMFSVFCLVWAADICAYFGGRAFGRRKLAPSVSPGKSWEGVWSGVAGVLLLALAWIAVDRHWSLDGPGLYSRMLDTLGPALAAAALLALVAMSVVGDLVESLVKRAAGAKDSSRLLPGHGGVLDRVDALLPVFPIALALAGV is encoded by the coding sequence ATGCTGCGACAGCGGGTCATCACGGCCGTCGTCCTGCTCCTCGTCCTGATCGCGTCGCTGGCGGCCCCCGGGCCGGGGTGGTTCGCGCTGCTGACGCTGGTGCTGCTGGCGGCCGCCGGTTGGGAATGGGCACGGTTGAACCAGGCCGGGCAGGGCGTCGCGATCGCGATGGCCGCCGTGCTGGCGGCCGCCTGCGGCGCGTCGCTGGCGGCCGGCTGGGTGGAGCGGGCACCGTCCTTCGTCTGGTGGCTGGCCGTCGCGCTGTGGGTGCCGGGCAGCGTCGTCGCGCTGCGCGGCGGCCCGGCAGCGTGGCCGAGGCTGCCGCAGGCCGCGCGCTGGATTCTCGGACTGGTGATGCTCTGGGCCGCCTGGCTGGCGATCGCCCATGCCCGCGTCGTCGGCCTGAATTTCATGTTCTCGGTCTTCTGCCTCGTGTGGGCGGCCGACATCTGCGCCTACTTCGGCGGCCGGGCCTTCGGCCGGCGCAAGCTCGCGCCTTCGGTCAGCCCGGGCAAGAGCTGGGAAGGCGTCTGGAGCGGCGTGGCCGGGGTGCTGCTGCTGGCCCTGGCCTGGATCGCCGTCGACCGCCACTGGAGCCTGGACGGCCCGGGGCTGTACAGCCGCATGCTCGATACGCTGGGGCCGGCGCTGGCGGCCGCGGCGCTGCTGGCGCTGGTCGCGATGAGCGTCGTCGGCGACCTCGTCGAGTCGCTGGTCAAGCGCGCGGCCGGCGCCAAGGACAGCAGCCGCCTGTTGCCCGGCCATGGCGGCGTGCTCGACCGTGTCGACGCGCTGCTGCCGGTCTTCCCGATCGCCCTGGCCTTGGCCGGGGTCTAA
- the bamA gene encoding outer membrane protein assembly factor BamA, whose translation MLPVLPTTPQRVACAMLATAAALAAPAAYAVTPFVLQDIRIEGLQRTDPGTVFGALPFRIGDTYNDEKGAAALRALFATGLFNDVRLEVDGQDLVVVVDERPVVASVNFVGLKEFDSDPLVKSLRDAGIGEGLPFDKALVDRAEQEIKRQYLTRSLYGAEVVTTVTPLERNRVGVTFTMNEGEAAKISDIRIVGAQAYKESSLLDLFDLTPSGWLTWYTKNDRYSRTKLNADLEKLRAWYVNRGYLEFSVESTQVTISPDKQSIAITISIHEGQPYTVTAVRLEGDYIGKDDEFRSLVGIRPGTPYSGDAVAETSRRITERFGLYGYAFARVDPRPEVDREKGQVALVLYAEPQRRVYVRRIELAGNSRTRDEVIRREFRQFESSWYDGDRIKLSRDRVDRLGYFSDVSVDTNEVPGAPDQVDLTVKVEEKATGNLMLGAGYSNAERLSLTASIQQDNVFGTGNYLGVQVNTSKSQRTLVVSTTDPYFTQDGISRAVDVYYRTTRPYNSLGDNYDLATPGFSVRFGVPFSEYDTVFFGAGAEMTKIGTSSGIPLSYLNYRAMYGETSYSVPLTLGWQRDRRDSALVPTRGRYTRVNAEWSFIGDVRYLRTNLQYQEYWGMPFKTTLGVNAELGWGQGLGGKPFPIFKNFYGGGLGTVRGFEQNSLGVVDPTGAYIGGAKRLNMNASLYFPVPGSGNDKTLRVFAFGDAGNVWRDGESVDLGTLRASAGLGLSWVSPVGPLQLSYAIPMRVEHNDKIQRFQFQIGTSF comes from the coding sequence ATGCTCCCAGTCCTTCCGACCACTCCGCAGCGCGTGGCCTGCGCCATGCTCGCCACGGCTGCTGCCCTGGCCGCGCCGGCCGCCTACGCCGTCACGCCCTTCGTCCTGCAGGACATCCGCATCGAAGGCCTGCAGCGCACCGACCCCGGCACGGTGTTCGGCGCGCTGCCCTTTCGCATCGGCGACACCTACAACGACGAGAAGGGCGCCGCGGCGCTGCGCGCGCTGTTTGCCACCGGCCTGTTCAACGACGTGCGCCTCGAGGTCGACGGCCAGGACCTGGTCGTCGTCGTCGACGAGCGCCCGGTCGTCGCCTCGGTCAACTTCGTCGGCCTGAAGGAGTTCGACTCCGACCCGCTGGTCAAGTCGCTGCGCGACGCCGGCATCGGCGAGGGCCTGCCTTTCGACAAGGCGCTGGTCGACCGCGCCGAGCAGGAGATCAAGCGCCAGTACCTGACGCGCAGCCTGTACGGCGCCGAGGTCGTCACGACGGTCACGCCGCTGGAGCGCAACCGCGTCGGCGTCACCTTCACGATGAACGAAGGCGAGGCGGCCAAGATCTCCGACATCCGCATCGTCGGCGCCCAGGCCTACAAGGAGTCGTCGCTGCTCGACCTGTTCGACCTGACGCCCAGCGGCTGGCTGACCTGGTACACGAAGAACGACCGTTATTCGCGCACCAAGCTCAACGCCGACCTGGAGAAGCTGCGCGCCTGGTACGTCAACCGCGGCTACCTCGAGTTCAGCGTCGAGTCCACCCAGGTCACGATCTCGCCGGACAAGCAGTCGATCGCGATCACGATCTCGATCCACGAAGGCCAGCCCTACACCGTCACCGCGGTGCGGCTCGAAGGCGACTACATCGGCAAGGACGACGAGTTCCGCTCGCTGGTCGGCATCCGCCCGGGCACGCCCTACAGCGGCGACGCGGTGGCCGAGACCAGCCGCCGCATCACCGAGCGTTTCGGCCTCTACGGCTACGCCTTCGCGCGTGTCGACCCGCGCCCCGAGGTCGACCGCGAGAAGGGCCAGGTCGCGCTCGTGCTCTACGCCGAGCCGCAGCGACGCGTCTACGTGCGCCGCATCGAGCTGGCCGGCAACTCGCGAACGCGCGACGAGGTCATCCGGCGCGAGTTCCGCCAGTTCGAGTCGTCCTGGTACGACGGCGACCGCATCAAGCTCTCGCGCGACCGCGTCGACCGCCTGGGCTACTTCAGCGACGTCTCGGTCGACACCAACGAAGTGCCGGGTGCGCCCGACCAGGTCGACCTGACCGTCAAGGTCGAGGAGAAGGCCACCGGCAACCTGATGCTGGGCGCCGGCTATTCCAACGCCGAGCGCCTGTCGCTGACGGCGTCGATCCAGCAGGACAACGTCTTCGGCACCGGCAACTACCTGGGCGTGCAGGTCAACACCAGCAAGTCGCAGCGCACGCTGGTCGTCAGCACGACCGACCCGTACTTCACCCAGGACGGCATCTCGCGAGCGGTCGACGTCTACTACCGCACGACCCGGCCGTACAACAGCCTGGGCGACAACTACGACCTGGCGACGCCGGGCTTCTCGGTGCGCTTCGGCGTGCCGTTCTCGGAGTACGACACGGTGTTCTTCGGCGCCGGCGCCGAGATGACCAAGATCGGCACCTCCTCGGGCATCCCGCTGTCGTACCTGAACTACCGGGCGATGTACGGGGAGACCAGCTACTCGGTGCCGCTGACCCTGGGATGGCAGCGCGACCGGCGCGACAGCGCGCTGGTGCCGACGCGCGGCCGTTACACGCGCGTCAACGCGGAGTGGAGCTTCATCGGCGACGTGCGCTACCTGCGCACCAACCTGCAGTACCAGGAGTACTGGGGCATGCCGTTCAAGACGACGCTGGGCGTCAACGCCGAGCTCGGCTGGGGCCAGGGGCTGGGCGGCAAGCCCTTCCCGATCTTCAAGAACTTCTACGGTGGCGGCCTGGGCACGGTGCGCGGCTTCGAGCAGAACTCGCTGGGTGTCGTCGACCCGACCGGGGCCTACATCGGCGGCGCCAAGCGCCTGAACATGAACGCCTCGCTGTACTTCCCGGTGCCCGGTTCGGGCAACGACAAGACGCTGCGCGTCTTCGCCTTCGGCGATGCCGGCAACGTCTGGCGCGACGGCGAGTCGGTCGATCTCGGCACGCTGCGCGCCTCCGCCGGCCTGGGCCTGAGCTGGGTCTCGCCGGTCGGTCCGCTTCAGTTGAGCTACGCCATTCCGATGCGCGTCGAGCACAACGATAAAATCCAACGTTTCCAATTCCAGATCGGGACCTCGTTCTGA
- the pyrH gene encoding UMP kinase encodes MPAYKRILLKLSGEALMGEDSYGINRGTIVRMVREVQEITNLGCQVAVVIGGGNIFRGVAGGSVGMDRATADYMGMLATVMNSLALADTMRQEGMTARVMSAISIEQVVEPYVRPKALQYLEEGKIVVFAAGTGNPFFTTDTAAALRGAEVGAEVVLKATKVDGVYSADPNKDPTATRYSTIAFDEAIARNLQVMDATAFALCRDQKLPIRVFSINKPGALKRVVLGEDEGTLVHV; translated from the coding sequence ATGCCCGCATACAAGCGCATTCTGCTCAAACTGTCGGGCGAGGCGCTGATGGGAGAGGACTCGTACGGCATCAATCGCGGCACCATCGTGCGCATGGTGCGTGAAGTCCAGGAGATCACCAACCTGGGCTGCCAGGTCGCCGTCGTCATCGGCGGCGGCAACATCTTCCGCGGTGTCGCGGGCGGCTCGGTCGGCATGGACCGCGCCACCGCCGACTACATGGGCATGCTCGCGACGGTGATGAACTCGCTCGCGCTGGCCGACACGATGCGCCAGGAAGGCATGACCGCCCGCGTGATGTCGGCGATCTCGATCGAGCAGGTCGTCGAGCCGTACGTGCGCCCGAAGGCGCTGCAGTACCTCGAGGAAGGCAAGATCGTCGTCTTCGCCGCCGGCACCGGCAACCCGTTCTTCACCACCGACACCGCCGCTGCGCTGCGTGGCGCCGAAGTCGGCGCCGAGGTGGTGCTGAAGGCGACCAAGGTCGACGGCGTCTATTCCGCCGACCCGAACAAGGACCCGACCGCCACGCGCTACTCGACGATCGCCTTCGACGAAGCGATCGCGAGGAACCTGCAGGTCATGGACGCCACAGCGTTCGCGCTGTGCCGCGACCAGAAGCTGCCGATCCGGGTCTTCAGCATCAACAAGCCCGGCGCCCTGAAGCGCGTCGTGCTGGGCGAGGACGAAGGCACGCTCGTGCACGTTTGA
- a CDS encoding amidase translates to MSLPRRGAPDLGDARNRIVSGASSALAMLEESLAAADAAPCRHAFVRRFDAQARATAAAVDALHAAGAPLPPLAGLAVSIKDLFDVAGQPTTGASAALADAPPAAADCPAVARLRSAGAALVGHTNLSEFAFSGLGLNPHHGTPANPVSAALDATPRVPGGSTSGGAVSIATGAAWAALGSDTGGSIRIPAAFQGLVGFKSTQALVPLDGSIPLSSSLDTACAITRSVADAVQLHGILAARTPRPAARPLDGLRFAVPRTLMLDGLDDSVAAAFDAALATLSAGGARIVEIVLPELGELASINAAGGFPAAESWTWHRHRLAERGDRYDPRVASRIRRGETMSAADYLDLQRTRRDWIRRVQTALAGFDAALSPTVPIVAPPLAPLEADDKLFFATNALVLRNPAAVNFLDGCALSLPCQTAGVLPVGLMLWAPAFADDTVLGAALQVESALAAREA, encoded by the coding sequence ATGAGTCTACCACGCCGCGGCGCCCCCGATCTGGGCGACGCCCGGAACCGCATCGTGTCCGGCGCTTCCAGCGCCCTCGCGATGCTCGAAGAATCCCTCGCCGCGGCCGACGCGGCGCCCTGCCGCCACGCCTTCGTGCGCCGCTTCGACGCCCAGGCCCGGGCCACGGCCGCGGCGGTCGATGCGCTGCACGCCGCCGGCGCCCCGCTGCCGCCGCTGGCCGGGCTGGCGGTCTCGATCAAGGACCTGTTCGACGTCGCCGGGCAGCCGACGACCGGCGCCTCGGCGGCGCTGGCCGACGCGCCGCCGGCCGCCGCCGACTGCCCGGCCGTCGCCCGGCTGCGCTCTGCCGGCGCGGCGCTGGTCGGCCATACCAATCTGTCCGAGTTCGCCTTTTCCGGCCTCGGCCTCAACCCGCACCACGGCACGCCGGCCAACCCGGTGAGCGCGGCGCTGGACGCGACGCCGCGTGTGCCCGGCGGCTCGACCTCGGGCGGCGCGGTCAGCATCGCCACCGGCGCGGCCTGGGCGGCGCTGGGTTCGGACACCGGCGGCTCGATCCGCATCCCGGCGGCCTTCCAGGGCCTGGTCGGCTTCAAGAGCACGCAGGCGCTGGTGCCGCTGGACGGCAGCATCCCGCTGTCGAGCTCGCTGGACACGGCCTGCGCGATCACACGCTCGGTGGCCGACGCGGTGCAGCTGCACGGCATCCTCGCGGCACGCACACCGCGGCCGGCCGCGCGTCCTCTCGACGGGCTGCGTTTCGCCGTGCCGCGCACGCTGATGCTCGACGGCCTGGACGACAGCGTCGCGGCGGCCTTCGACGCCGCGCTGGCGACGCTGTCGGCCGGCGGCGCACGCATCGTCGAGATCGTGCTGCCCGAACTGGGCGAGCTGGCGTCGATCAACGCCGCCGGCGGTTTCCCGGCCGCCGAGTCCTGGACCTGGCATCGCCACCGCCTGGCCGAGCGCGGCGATCGTTACGACCCGCGTGTCGCCAGCCGCATCCGTCGCGGCGAAACGATGTCGGCCGCCGACTACCTGGACCTGCAGCGCACGCGCCGCGACTGGATCCGCCGGGTGCAGACGGCGCTCGCCGGCTTCGACGCCGCGCTGTCGCCGACGGTGCCGATCGTCGCGCCGCCGCTGGCGCCGCTGGAGGCCGACGACAAGCTCTTCTTCGCCACCAATGCGCTGGTGCTGCGCAATCCGGCGGCGGTGAACTTCCTCGACGGCTGCGCGCTGTCGCTGCCCTGCCAGACCGCCGGCGTGCTGCCGGTCGGGCTGATGCTCTGGGCACCGGCTTTCGCCGACGACACGGTGCTCGGCGCCGCGCTGCAGGTCGAGAGCGCGCTCGCCGCGCGGGAGGCTTGA
- the uppS gene encoding polyprenyl diphosphate synthase yields the protein MTHLPLTENLAPNGKVPDCARPRHVAVVMDGNGRWARQRYMPRFFGHKQGVDTLVRAVNAFAERGVEYLTVFAFSSENWKRPSDEVSGLMGLVLVAVSKYLTKMAGDGVRIRIIGDRSAVSDKLRDAWDRAESLTANNRRITLSVAFNYGGRWDVVQACRQALADGVKPEDFDESYLSRHMALSFAPDPDLFIRTGGEMRMSNFLLWQAAYSELFFTECLWPDFGESEIDAALAAYAQRDRRFGGIRPAQVVSDSP from the coding sequence ATGACCCATCTCCCGCTGACCGAAAACCTCGCGCCCAACGGCAAGGTGCCCGATTGCGCCAGGCCGCGCCATGTCGCCGTCGTCATGGACGGCAACGGGCGCTGGGCCCGCCAGCGCTACATGCCGCGTTTCTTCGGCCACAAGCAGGGCGTGGACACGCTGGTGCGGGCCGTCAACGCCTTTGCCGAGCGTGGCGTCGAGTACCTCACCGTCTTCGCCTTCTCGTCCGAGAACTGGAAGCGTCCGTCCGACGAGGTGTCGGGCCTGATGGGCCTGGTGCTCGTCGCGGTGTCCAAGTACCTGACGAAGATGGCCGGCGACGGCGTGCGCATCCGCATCATCGGCGACCGCTCGGCGGTCTCCGACAAGCTGCGTGATGCCTGGGACCGTGCCGAATCGCTGACGGCGAACAACCGCCGCATCACGCTGTCGGTGGCCTTCAACTACGGCGGCCGCTGGGACGTCGTGCAGGCCTGCCGTCAGGCGCTGGCCGACGGCGTCAAGCCCGAGGACTTCGACGAGTCCTACCTCTCGCGGCACATGGCGCTGTCCTTCGCGCCGGATCCGGACCTCTTCATCCGCACAGGCGGCGAGATGCGCATGAGCAACTTCCTGCTGTGGCAGGCGGCGTACTCGGAGCTGTTCTTCACCGAGTGCCTGTGGCCCGATTTCGGCGAGTCCGAGATCGACGCCGCGCTGGCCGCCTATGCGCAGCGTGACCGCCGTTTCGGCGGCATCCGTCCCGCGCAGGTGGTGTCCGACAGCCCCTGA